A region of the Anolis sagrei isolate rAnoSag1 chromosome 4, rAnoSag1.mat, whole genome shotgun sequence genome:
TTACTACAAATTAAATCAATGTATCCATACAAAATTAGGTTCCCTTtaccaagaaaaaaaattcctAAACCAAAAAGAAGCAAGCGAGAGAACAGATAACAGAGCAGAGTCACCAATTAAGGCATTTCCATATTAATTCCCTTATGTCTTGAAGGGAATATCTGCAAAGGCATTTCAACTGGGAATGGCAAAATCAAGTCAGTATATATTGTTCCTGTGGAATTACCAATCACTCCTTGGGTTGCATCATTTTAATGAACCTTCCTCTCATTTTCCAATGTGTCCTTTTTCGAGAAAGCCATGTGCTATGTTTTCTGTAAATCTGGAGAAAAAGGCCCAGGAGTGGAGGGCCCATCCATTCCTGACAACGTAAATGGTCCATGAGTATTCAGCACCGATGGAAACTATAAAACAAAAGAGAATAGTAAAAAATTAATACCAGcacaaacatttctttttttggaGTGTCAAAATATTAGCAAAAGTcaccaaatacagtagagtctcgcttatccaacataaatgggccggcagaatgttggataagagaaaaagttggataataaggagggattaaggaaaagcctattaaaaatcaaattacattatgattttacaaattaagcagtaaaacatcatgttttacaacaaatcgacagaaaaaacagttcaatacttggtaatgttatgtagtaattactgtatttatgaatatagcaccaaaacatcacaatgtattgaaacagctgcagATCTGGGCAGGagacagactgcgttggataatacagaatgttggatgagcaaagactgaataagcaagactctattgtacatCCAAAGATCTTGATCTGAATTCCAGGAAAGCACGGCAATGGCCAACTTCAAATGACCATTTTTACTATAAAGATCAGGACAAATTTGTTGTTTGATTCAGTACTCCTGATGTTAAAAGTGGCTTGCTGAACAGGACTACAAGTGAACATGTCTTGACCAAggttcttttttatataaaagagTATAATAAAATCACAGCACATGAGGGAATGTACAGGGTCATGTACATTAGAACCTTAAGCATCATGATTGATTGAACTTTTCCACATTTAAATATTGgtcaccgccaacacctgaggcCCTACGGTCAGCGATgggtccaggatcacccccaagctgtgaacctgtgtcttcagggggagtgtaaccccatccagcacaggttgcatcCCTATCGGAACTATCCTTCCTTTTCTATATTAATGAAAAAAATACTATAATGTTCATGGTTCATTGAGAGATTTCCATTGAGAGAAACAAAGAAGGACTTTCAACTGTAATTGGagagaatcacagaattatatacctagaagagaccacaaaggccatccagtctaatcccctgccaTTTAGGAGAGCCTTCAATAGTTCTCAAAAAACTTTATAGAAGAGCTAGGGAACAACAGTCTTGATTGTGAAGACTATGTGTAAACTATGGTTTGCAGAATAAAGAGTGCcacagtttctgatacagaagttACAGACTCTAGggtgagaaaaaaatatttgcatataaaaataaaaaagctgaACAGAGCTATTATGTTGGGTGATCTATCTTTGGTtctctagttgttttggactttaacttccagaatccctaaCCATTAACCAAGATGGCTAGGGCTTCTGTGAGCTGAAGTTCCAAAAAGCCTGgaaaccagtatttaaaaaccacTGATCCAAACTGTCATTTACTTCTATAGGTATAAAAGAGTTCATGTTTAAACAAGCCCTCGTGAACCAACATTAAATGTTTCTGATGGCTCTTTAACAGAACGTATCTGATATCCTTTTCGGAAACATACCTGGAAAAGGGTGTTAGCACCTTGTAATCTTGCCGGACTGAGAGGAGCAAATGGACTAAGGGTGCTCCAGAAATGGATACTGGAGAGCAAGGGGCTTGGAGTCAGCAAAATAGGTGTCTGGAAGATATACAAAATGTTACAAAACCAGTTATGAGTATATTTAATATCTGAAGCTCCAACTACCTTTAACGTAACTACGAATTGCTTGTTTAAGCACCTCTCAGATGAGATCAGAACACAAACAGGGAGTTCACAAAAGATTGGAAAGTGATTACATAGATTTGACAGAGCATTTGATTTATGTGTGCAAACCTAAAATGGGAGCCTGGTGGCATATAGAGAGATGTGAATAAATATACCCTCTTTCCCTGACTACTGTTCATGTAAAAGTCCAGAAAGAATGAAAATCTTTGGGCCCCATGCAGGGggaaagggcaaaatataaactCAATCAACACATTACAAAAATTGGGAACTGACAGTGTTCTAGCTACCTATTTTCTCCTCAAACACCAACGAAGCAAACTGAAACAAACTGTACATAGTGGGCTATTAAATTTATCTTTCAATTAAGAATGATACTCTAAAAGAGatgataataaaaatgaaaaatataacaTATAGCAGGAaagtatcatgtaagcttttcatTTGCTCCCAGTAGATTCCCATTCTGAATCAAGAGTGGAAGAAACACTTGAGCAGCCATTCTGAAATATGCCTAACTACACCATCACGGTTAAATAAAAGTTGAAAGATTGCATGTTTCTACTTCTATTCCTTTATGGAGTGGAAATTCCCATAAACTGTATCAAATTATTATGTTGATAACAACATAAGATGAGCTAGCATTCGTGCTCAAACTAGGACAGGCAtgagaaaacttcagccctccaggtattttgaacttcacttcccagaaatcccagccagcttaccattaGAAATTGTGGGggtgacatccaaaacacctggagggctggagtttgcccatgtctgatctaggaTCTGTACCTGAATTAAAACTGATGTTTCAGATCTTGTGTGAAGCAGGAATTGTGGCTATGTTTAACATAGCAGCAGACATGAAAATTAACTACAATCAGACCAGGGAGGAATACTCTGCACTCCacaagaaggggaaggggagatgtagtttcacagCAACCTAGGTGACCCTATTacatgtttgtttttgttttgttttgttttgtttttttgagagaGATTTATTCTGAGGTGATTTGCCAGTGTCTTACTCCTCTTAGTATGACTTTCCATGGTCTCACAGACTCCTAGTCCTGTGGGAGATCAGGTCCAGCATTCACAGTTAAATAACTAGGAGCATTGGGCTGGATCAAGGATCTGCCCTACTTGAAGGAAAAGATCTATGCTCACTGAAAATGTCTCCATCTGATTTTAATCACTCAAGATTCAGGATCCCACCCAACTCCTTGTAACACTTCTGTGGTTACCATGAGGAAAACAGAACAGGGTCCACACCATCTTGCACATATCTAAATTTGGATGCTATGAATTCTGTTGGCCCTTAAGGGAACAAAGAAAAATCAGCTCAGAAAGCTTTGATATCTCCGTGATATTTACACCTCCTCCACCAAAAATTACAGCAAATGTAAGCAACTTGTACTACTTGCGTGTATACATACAGAGACACTAGGAAAATGTACTGAACAGATGGCACTGTGGCAATGTATGTGAACACAGTCAAATCAGGTGAGGTTTCCATTCAGTCTCTATTTCTGCTCCAAACTTTCAATCTTTTCCTCCCAGAAAAGCCATATATCACCAAAATGTTTTTCCAATTCCCCCAATGGGCTTGAAGGCTATTTTGATGTCTCCCTATGCCAATAACAATTTAGGTCCATAAGAGATGGGCCTAAATCAATCCCAAGATTCTTAATAAAAATAAGGCTTTCCCTGGGCCTAAAAAGCCCTTGAAAGATGATTCAGCAAAGTTAATCCCCATACCCACTATGAGATGCATTTAAGCATTTGCTCCccccactacccccccccccccccaaaacacacacacaaaaccagtgAGGCTCTAAAAGTGACAAAAACTGTCTTGGGGTATGTCTGTGGGTTGCATTTTGTCTACCCACTATACAATCATACAGAATTTTATTTAGAAACAGAAGACATGATTACCTGTGAAAAAAGTGCTGGTGTAAGAGAAGCAGTAGGGAGAGAAGGACTTAGTATTCCCAAAGGGCTTGGGTCACTGCCAGTAACGACAACAGTGGGGGCAATCTCCAGCCCTTTTGGCTTCCTAGTTCGACTAAGACGAAGTTCCTTTTCTACCATGAAGGAACTCTGCTCTTTAAACTCCAAGATTTGATCCTGAGATTCTTCCAGCTCCTGGCAAGTGTCAGACTCTGTGTCTATAATCAGATCGGGATTAGAATTTAAAGACGGCAAAGGAGATCTGGGAGGAACCTGGAGAGCAGGGGAAACGGAAGCTGAAGGAGGCGTAGGGGTGAAATTGGTGGTCAAACTTGGCAAAGATGTTGAGGTTTCAGTGGTCGCCATTTTTGGTGTTACTATAGACTCTACAACCTGGAGACTTTCATCAGAGCTAGAAGAGAGGGTAGGGACAGCTGATATAATAGATGTTGGTTGAGCAGTAGAGGCAAGGGGTGATGGTGAAGGCTTTTTGGAGCACATTGTCACAAATTTTATGACTGAAAGTGTAGACTCCTGAGGAATTTTCTTCTCTGCCACTTTCTCAATTGGATTCTCCATCTTGATTGGCTTAAAGAGTTTTACACAAGAGGAGGAATTAAGGGAGTTCAAAGTAAATGAAGAATATAAGCCTGAGTGGATATAGTCATTACGACTAGAGGATTTTGCGCAGGATTGAGGCTTCTCCTTCCCACAGTTCTCAGTTTCCTTGGTAGTGTTGTTAGCATCTACAATGCCTGTCTGTGCTTCAGCATCACCCTCAATCCTGCCAACTGCTAGAGGATCCATATTCAAAATTTCTGGATAGGACACAAACTTGTAAACAAACTTTTGACCATTCACTTTCTTAATGATATTCTGTgaagatgaaaaaaagaaaagaaaaaagctaTCAGCTACACCTCCCATTTGCATTTTTGTCAAAGAGATTTATTCATTTGGTTAGATCCAGATGAGATCTTATGAAAGCTACATTTCTGGACTACATCTCCTAGAATACCCAGATCAACATGACCACTGTTTCaattttcagagaaaggaacaccTCCTAGTTCCTATTCAGATTTATTAGGACCAACTGAGAGTATTGCAAAAAGTAACCCATGACTGATTTCAACAGACCTAAGTGCTAGCTGATCCTGCATCGGAATGTATGCCTCCTTTCTCATTTGATAAGCTAAAGAGTGGCTTGCAAGGTGACTCAATGGTCTCCCATCTATCTTCTAACTAAGGCACCTCTCTTTGTTTCACTTAACTCATGGCATCTGGTGATTCCACAAAGGTGTATGTTTAAGAAAAGCATTGCCATTTCATTCCTGTCCAACCATCCAATCATCAAAAAGCCCATCCAGGATCAAGATGAATGAAGATGGCTCTGAAACTTtattaccattttaaaaaatcttcaacaTAATGGCTATTCATTCAATTACCTCCACATTTTATGACCTTGATTCAAAAAGTACAGAAATTGAGGCTCACATTCTGAAGACAGGCAAAACACTTCTATCAGTGTGTGCACAGTGTTACAGCACCAAGGTTAAATATTCAAAAGGGAGAACATTTATGTAACATTTTGACGTAGCTGAAGAAAAGCAGCTGAACGCTTCCACAGAATGGCGTGAATAATAACCATTTCAATGCTTCTCAGCAATATTCTGCGGTACTTAATATCTTTTCTACTCACTAAGTCAATCTGtgcattttaaagaaaatacGCAATGCTAGATAACCAAGCCAGTGTTCAAATCAGCATGCCCACTGGAGCTGACATTATCTCCTGGAGACTTATTTTCTTGTTTGTATACTCACACAAAAGCAGCTGCAAAACAAACCATTTGTTAAGATCTCATGATAGATCAACATCTACTGTTCTAAGGCACTACTGATTAAAATGTCTGGTGCTCCTCCAGTTTCCAAAAACATAGAAAAtgaagcaaagaagaaagaacCAATTCCCCTACCATATACTATTCTGCAAAAAGCCAGACAAAGATATTTGGAATAATACAGAAGGATATAGAAGGCTACTCAGGTTCAAAAATCTAAAGGAgaatatggcagggggttggactagatggcccatgtgttcttttccaactctctcattctatgattctaatatttcAGAGAGAGACAAAATGCAAGAGATTAATTTGTATTGTTAGGCTTGCATCTCCCTCAAGAAAGATGGGATTGCTTTGCTTGGCCCCACCTTTGTGATATATTTTGTGTTTAAGTCTGAGTAATAGCTGAACTAAACATTTTGGATGCATAGATACTCCTACAGCTAAAAAGGGAAATTTCAATTAATTGCCAGATACAGAGTTTACATACATGATGAATATTATGCATTGAAATTTTAAAACAGCCAAATCTAAATCACCGCTACAACCAAGGCCCCTCCTCTGCTCATTAAGCAAACGAAACAAGAGTCTGGGAATTAACTACTTGACATTCTGAAGGCAACCACAATCATAGGGCCAGAACTACCATGAGGCAAAGTGAGGAGATCACCTTTGGCCCCAGATAAGAGGAAGAAGCAAAGGTGCTGAGGAAGAGGAGTATGTCTGCTATACAGACTTTAGCAAAGGAGGTTATCTTGTTGCCTGTACTAAAGAAAGTGTCAACTGACAGTTAGTTTTTGTATGTGGGGATGGGGAGTGGTACCATTATGGACAAAGCCTGCTCATTCAACTAAGGCAGGccaacaacatttttttatttacattccACTTAACATCAATAAATTGTGTAGCAACAAAACCAATATTAtgctgcaccctcctcctccccaacttgaaacagaacaagaaatCTCATTAAATGAAAGCTATAATTCAAGAGGGTTAAAAGACTCTTGGGAAAACAAAAGACTGAGTTACCTTCACATAATAATATCTGAGAGCACGACTGAGTTTATCGTAGTTCATACTAGGCTTGTTCTTACGGATCCCCCAAAGGCGAGCCACCTCCTCTGCCTGCAGAAGTTTGAACTCTCCGTCGTTGGAGGTCCAACAAATAATATCCTTGTTTTGAGAGTCCTGAAGGAGTTGCAAAAGGAACTGCCACAAGGTGATCGCGTTGTCCATAGCAGTGAGCTGAAATTCAAAGATTAGAGAGGAAAAGATCATCACGGAAGCTATGCACAGCCTTCTGAGAACACATAGTAACATTTTCCCTACCTGGAGGTGGGTAGTAGGAAAGGTGTACGTGAGATAAGAAGGTTGGCCAGCCAATAGAAGTTAAACACAAGCAGCTTAGGAGGCACGTGCAATTCCTGACACTTTCTGTTTTCCTCATAGAAAAATCAGGTCAGTTTGAAGAAATACATTTTCTCCTTACATTTATCTGCAGAAACCTCGTGTGGGCTTAAACTATTGTCTCAAAAGAAACTGTGCCATTACAGTAGCCAAATAAAACTTCTCTTCCATTCAAAAGCAAAATAGCACACAGAAGTAAAAGCAATTCCATTGAAGTTACAATAGTAACAATGTTCTCTCTCTTAAGAAAAAAACACAATGACTGTTATATGAAAGCGTGGGTTTTTCTGTCTGAGGACATCTCGCCATTTAGATTTCAGCAATACATTGTGGGTTTTTGGATAAATGAATGACATCAACCAAATAAGAAAATGACAGGATCCAAGCCTATGGGACATTTGCTATATTATACATTATCAGTAAAGGTACAtttgcaaacaaaacacaaactttAAAGGAAAACTTGGGTAAAATTCGCTTTCTGATGAGATAACTTGCAGTTCCACATCTGAAAACATGTCTTGGTGACATTCATATACTGCAGTTTTAAGAAGGCatctaaaataattaaaataattaatgtgtCAAATGGCACATTATTTTAAGTCTTCATTAAGATGTAAAGAGCAGGGATggttgaaaatatgttttaaccattacatcaaaaaacaaacaagaatcTACTTCAAAGAAGGGAGATGAGCAGCACATCAACTATGACAGTGGGCACACAGGCCAGCCTGACACCGTTTCCTCAACTGTCATGGAAGCTATAGTGAAAGGAAGTGTCAGCCTCCAAAATCTTGGTACATCTTAGTATCAATGCACACGGTCCCCAGTgacaactctttttttttttgttttgttaaagtaCCAACAAAAAACTGCTCTTAACCATGTAAAGGGGAATTCTAAAAACAAGAGGAAGTTTGTAGCTGTTTCTAAATTTATTCAGTGTCAAAACCTTGTAAGCATTCTTATCATTATTAGCCAAAATGCTGAATTTGTTTCTTGTCTCTTCCAGCCAGCAAAAAGCTAGAAACATCCACTGTTTGAGAAAGATGTAGCCACAGCAAGTCCTCCTTTAATTGTCTTTTTATATAGACTATAATTACATGGAGATGTTCTTGAAAGATGTCTATGAACTACAAATGGAACAGAATGTAATGGACAGACCTGTGAGTCATGTGTTTTATAGACCATGTAGCACTGGTCCTGAATCGCTTCACTTCCAGTTCATTTCTAAGAAGAATTCAAGGTGCTAGTTCTTATTTATAAAGTTCTCAATTGgtttatggcaggcatgggcaactcTAAAATGCCTGAATACCTGCTTCCCGCCTCAAAGACTCTTGaaaataggatggatggatggatggatggagatatatatatatataaataaaaactggaAGTGGGCACAACTCTAGTTTCAGTTTTAATATTGGGAGGCGAGGTCAGGAGCTTACAAGTCCATGTGACCActttaagggcctcatcacacgaGCATTTATCcacttcaatccactttaaatactGCGACTGCCTTCTGTAGAATtgtggagtttgtagtttggggaggggcctttaaattgCTCATCCGGAGAAGCCCTGAGCCTTCCTAAACTATAAACCGCAGAATTCTACATGAGGCAGTCACAACATTTTAAGTGgattaaagtggataaatgctcaagtgtgatgaggtcctaagagcaAAAATTTTATTCAGATAAAAACAATTCATCAAGGAGATATCAGGGAGGGCAGCAGGCTAAAACGGTCCAAACTCTGCATGCCCTGGTTTAGGACCACAACTGAAGAACAGCTACCATCTCctatatatatttgttgttttgtgccttctaatgagttatggcaatcctaaaac
Encoded here:
- the ELK4 gene encoding ETS domain-containing protein Elk-4 codes for the protein MDNAITLWQFLLQLLQDSQNKDIICWTSNDGEFKLLQAEEVARLWGIRKNKPSMNYDKLSRALRYYYVKNIIKKVNGQKFVYKFVSYPEILNMDPLAVGRIEGDAEAQTGIVDANNTTKETENCGKEKPQSCAKSSSRNDYIHSGLYSSFTLNSLNSSSCVKLFKPIKMENPIEKVAEKKIPQESTLSVIKFVTMCSKKPSPSPLASTAQPTSIISAVPTLSSSSDESLQVVESIVTPKMATTETSTSLPSLTTNFTPTPPSASVSPALQVPPRSPLPSLNSNPDLIIDTESDTCQELEESQDQILEFKEQSSFMVEKELRLSRTRKPKGLEIAPTVVVTGSDPSPLGILSPSLPTASLTPALFSQTPILLTPSPLLSSIHFWSTLSPFAPLSPARLQGANTLFQFPSVLNTHGPFTLSGMDGPSTPGPFSPDLQKT